One window of the Nitrospiraceae bacterium genome contains the following:
- the thiE gene encoding thiamine phosphate synthase, translated as MTAVQTPRMFPPDIFSRFYLILDDNWASRCSLLEVLQQASEAGVKLVQYRNKTGSMKQAYDAALVLRKVATERGMTFIVNDRCDLALALEADGVHLGQDDLPLLLARKVVGSKMLIGVSTHNPEQVRLATAEGADYLGFGPIFSTRTKANHEPVVGIQGLAGVRNLTTLPIIAIGGIVPGSVPAIQGAGANGVAVASAILDAVDRPRVLAQFMVHCQ; from the coding sequence ATGACCGCCGTCCAAACTCCGCGAATGTTTCCTCCTGATATTTTCTCTCGATTCTATCTCATTCTGGATGACAACTGGGCCTCGCGGTGTTCGTTGCTGGAGGTCCTCCAACAGGCTAGCGAAGCAGGGGTCAAGCTGGTGCAATATCGCAATAAAACCGGATCGATGAAACAGGCCTATGATGCGGCCCTTGTCCTTCGAAAGGTGGCGACAGAGAGAGGCATGACTTTTATTGTGAATGATCGTTGTGATTTGGCGCTAGCTCTCGAGGCCGATGGGGTACATCTTGGTCAGGACGACCTTCCTCTGCTTCTTGCCCGGAAAGTCGTGGGATCTAAAATGTTGATTGGAGTTTCGACACACAATCCTGAACAGGTGCGATTGGCTACGGCGGAAGGTGCGGATTATTTAGGGTTTGGCCCTATTTTTTCAACAAGAACCAAAGCGAATCATGAGCCGGTCGTTGGTATTCAAGGCCTGGCTGGTGTTCGAAACCTGACCACTCTTCCCATCATTGCCATTGGAGGCATCGTTCCCGGTTCCGTTCCGGCAATCCAGGGCGCAGGGGCCAATGGGGTGGCGGTGGCTTCGGCCATACTCGATGCGGTTGATCGGCCAAGAGTCCTGGCGCAGTTTATGGTTCATTGTCAATAA
- the bioD gene encoding dethiobiotin synthase, with amino-acid sequence MSTHPDHLAIFITATDTGVGKTTVTAALVLRLKKQGFQVGVMKPVETGIDPQQTETSDTVRLQSLLSPPPPFASICLYAFPQPVAPLTCARATGTTIDLARIANAFHRLRQQHPVYLVEGAGGLLTPLSPTHTIRDLIATLNLPVLIVGRTSLGSVNHMLLTLEALNRAGIKPRGIVLNDPLSTTHTESFIQQRTSTIRLIQEWSEVPVFGPLEFQQTMQKDWRTGVENLAAHPEIQRLARHIIDNEP; translated from the coding sequence ATGAGCACTCACCCTGACCATCTTGCCATTTTCATCACCGCGACCGACACCGGGGTCGGAAAAACAACGGTCACAGCGGCTCTGGTTCTGAGGTTGAAAAAACAAGGGTTTCAAGTGGGTGTCATGAAGCCGGTCGAGACCGGTATTGATCCTCAACAGACAGAAACTTCTGACACAGTCCGTCTTCAAAGTCTCCTCTCCCCTCCCCCTCCCTTCGCGTCAATCTGTCTCTATGCCTTCCCTCAACCCGTTGCCCCCTTAACGTGCGCGCGCGCGACAGGAACAACCATTGATCTTGCCCGAATTGCCAACGCCTTTCATCGCCTCAGGCAACAGCACCCCGTGTATCTTGTGGAAGGGGCTGGAGGCTTACTTACTCCACTCTCACCAACACACACCATACGCGACCTGATCGCGACGCTGAATCTTCCCGTTCTCATAGTGGGCCGGACAAGCCTGGGCAGCGTGAACCATATGCTCCTGACTTTGGAAGCACTAAACCGTGCCGGAATAAAGCCCCGTGGAATCGTCCTGAACGATCCCCTGTCCACAACGCATACCGAGAGTTTCATTCAGCAGCGAACCTCCACGATTCGCCTGATTCAAGAATGGTCGGAAGTGCCTGTATTTGGCCCCTTGGAGTTTCAACAAACGATGCAAAAGGATTGGCGAACCGGAGTGGAAAATCTAGCCGCCCATCCTGAAATTCAACGATTGGCCAGGCATATTATTGACAATGAACCATAA
- a CDS encoding SDR family oxidoreductase produces MKNPFCQKPVDKVNTRSNVMVFGGSGIIGGAIATVFGRQGWRVGLHYHQQQTVAKKTAAVITKAGGESHLFQADVTNTSQIQDVLRKFIQSYQSLNVIVWAVGMGSSKFLVKTSPEEWNRILHTNLTGAYTVLKAIAPTFEQQNNGSVILVGSLSGQQGVTGQAAYAASKAGLVGLMHTVAKEWGAFNIRVNMVFPGWHLSPISEPGWEAAMKPLNHTLHRTPSLQYVATSIYHMALSPDTSGQIWNLDSRIW; encoded by the coding sequence GTGAAGAACCCTTTTTGCCAAAAACCTGTGGACAAAGTAAATACCCGTTCGAACGTCATGGTGTTTGGAGGATCCGGAATCATCGGTGGAGCCATTGCGACGGTGTTCGGACGCCAGGGTTGGAGAGTAGGCCTTCATTACCATCAACAGCAAACTGTCGCAAAAAAAACGGCCGCCGTGATCACCAAGGCCGGAGGAGAAAGTCATCTGTTTCAAGCTGACGTCACCAACACCTCACAAATTCAGGATGTCCTGCGGAAATTCATACAGTCCTACCAATCTTTGAATGTCATAGTGTGGGCCGTGGGGATGGGCTCTTCGAAGTTCCTGGTCAAAACCTCCCCTGAGGAATGGAACCGGATTTTACACACCAACCTGACCGGTGCCTATACCGTACTTAAAGCCATAGCCCCCACCTTTGAGCAACAAAATAATGGGTCAGTTATTTTGGTTGGCTCTCTTTCTGGTCAACAAGGAGTAACAGGACAAGCCGCCTATGCGGCATCTAAGGCAGGACTGGTTGGATTGATGCACACAGTCGCCAAGGAGTGGGGGGCCTTCAATATTCGAGTGAATATGGTATTCCCAGGCTGGCATCTCTCACCAATATCAGAACCGGGATGGGAGGCGGCCATGAAGCCCCTCAACCATACCCTCCACAGAACGCCTTCTCTGCAATATGTGGCCACATCTATCTATCATATGGCCTTATCGCCTGATACGTCTGGACAAATATGGAATCTGGACAGCCGGATTTGGTGA
- a CDS encoding bifunctional proline dehydrogenase/L-glutamate gamma-semialdehyde dehydrogenase, with amino-acid sequence MIVHGSLESDIRRIGQTLAKNARHHTPGFWDHRWWTSLLLDWGTRDEQFKVQLFRFIDVLPSLQTDAQFVRMLKEYFQDLPSLPGPLKWALSRFTNHSLTAYVGTRILRRQFLKMAYTFMAGETVSQAVPTLTQLWHAGSACSLDLLGESTVSEEEADHYHTRCLQALTRLQEVIPKWNHQPLLETDHLGPLPRINLSIKLSALYSQLDPIDPEGSYAGIAPRLRSILDLAQSLPASLTFDMEQAELEPIILSVFMRVFSEPAYQHFPHASIAIQAYLKNSNDRLDTLLAWGKQRSTPFGIRLVKGAYWDSEIIRYQQHGWPIPVYLKKPDTDANYEHLAHRILEHRAFIRPAFGSHNIRTLAVVRAMGDSLNLSPGTFEYQMLYGMAEPLRDAVMEQGFRLRVYAPIGELLPGMAYLVRRLLENTSNESFIRRQYETAESLDHLLLSPSNGNRNGEEAMSLESQSEATSLDGDNPAKFVNEPHSDYSQQNIQRNFALGLEHIAPLLGQTHSYPLPTPMPWLGPELISTNPSLPDQIIAKFPTLSPEQIDPIVQRACAHMSTWGKVPSHTRAQVLFHTAELMRQRKPDLAAWEILETGKPWREADADVAEAIDFLEFYGREMIRLGTPKRLGTEPGEHNQRIFQPRGLAVVISPWNFSLAIPTGLVSAALVSGNIVLFKPSERSPMMGYHLFKLLTEAGLPEGALHFLPGGPDVGQALVKHPKVHLIAFTGSQTVGLNIIQEASHVSAGQRHIKHVIAEMGGKNAIIVDETADLDEAVVGVLASATGYQGQKCSACSRVFILKDVYPQFLERLKQAASSIPIGPPEHPGNRMGPLIDRRALERVRHFVQLGKIEGTCLLDRQLEGPGYFQGPVILANLPPSHPVAQEEIFGPVMVVLKVSTISEALELANDSPYALTGGIYSRSPANIQLARDAFDVGNLYINRPITGSLVSRQPFGGHRLSGIGRKAGGSGYLEQFMVEKVITENTLRRGFAPTQ; translated from the coding sequence ATGATCGTCCATGGTTCCTTAGAATCTGACATTCGGCGTATTGGACAGACATTAGCAAAAAATGCTCGTCACCATACCCCAGGGTTCTGGGATCATCGGTGGTGGACGTCACTTCTCTTAGATTGGGGAACCCGTGATGAACAGTTCAAGGTACAGCTGTTTCGCTTTATTGACGTCCTTCCCTCCCTTCAGACGGACGCACAATTTGTGCGTATGCTGAAGGAATACTTTCAAGACCTACCGTCTCTTCCTGGTCCCCTAAAGTGGGCACTTAGTCGGTTTACAAACCATTCCCTTACGGCCTATGTGGGCACACGGATCTTGCGGCGCCAGTTCCTGAAAATGGCCTACACGTTTATGGCAGGGGAAACCGTTAGCCAGGCTGTCCCCACACTCACACAGCTTTGGCATGCAGGAAGTGCGTGTTCTCTTGATTTGCTTGGAGAGTCCACTGTCAGTGAGGAAGAGGCTGATCATTATCACACGCGATGTCTTCAGGCGTTGACCCGATTACAAGAAGTCATTCCAAAATGGAATCATCAACCTCTATTAGAAACCGACCATCTCGGTCCTCTCCCCAGGATTAATCTTTCCATCAAACTCTCCGCCTTATATTCGCAATTAGACCCCATTGATCCTGAGGGCAGTTACGCAGGCATTGCTCCCCGCCTCCGTTCGATCCTGGACCTTGCCCAATCCCTGCCGGCCTCTCTCACGTTTGATATGGAGCAGGCCGAATTGGAGCCCATCATTCTTAGCGTCTTTATGCGTGTATTTTCTGAACCTGCCTACCAACACTTTCCGCATGCAAGCATTGCCATACAAGCTTATCTCAAAAACAGTAACGACAGACTGGATACTCTTCTAGCATGGGGAAAACAACGAAGCACTCCCTTCGGTATTCGCCTCGTCAAGGGCGCCTACTGGGACTCTGAAATTATTCGCTATCAACAACATGGCTGGCCCATACCGGTCTATCTAAAGAAACCGGACACCGATGCGAACTACGAACACCTCGCTCACCGAATTCTGGAACATCGAGCCTTCATTCGCCCGGCTTTTGGCTCGCACAATATTCGGACTTTAGCCGTAGTCCGGGCGATGGGAGACTCGCTCAATCTTTCACCGGGAACGTTTGAATATCAGATGCTGTATGGCATGGCCGAGCCTTTACGCGATGCCGTGATGGAACAAGGATTTCGGCTCAGGGTCTATGCCCCCATTGGGGAACTCCTTCCTGGCATGGCCTATCTCGTGCGTCGATTATTGGAAAATACCTCGAATGAAAGTTTCATTCGACGCCAATATGAAACTGCCGAGTCACTTGATCATCTGCTATTATCACCCTCGAACGGGAACAGGAATGGGGAGGAGGCGATGTCTCTGGAAAGTCAGTCGGAAGCCACATCACTCGATGGAGACAATCCTGCCAAATTCGTCAACGAACCGCATTCGGATTATTCTCAACAGAACATACAACGAAATTTCGCTCTCGGTCTCGAACACATCGCCCCTCTCCTTGGACAAACCCATTCCTATCCGCTTCCGACCCCCATGCCCTGGCTTGGGCCGGAACTGATCTCGACTAATCCCAGTTTGCCTGACCAAATCATTGCTAAATTTCCAACTCTGTCTCCTGAACAAATTGATCCCATTGTCCAGCGTGCCTGCGCCCACATGAGCACCTGGGGAAAAGTCCCTTCGCACACCCGTGCGCAGGTTTTATTTCATACTGCCGAGCTAATGCGACAACGCAAACCTGATTTAGCCGCCTGGGAAATATTGGAAACCGGAAAGCCATGGCGGGAAGCCGATGCGGACGTTGCTGAAGCCATCGATTTCCTGGAATTTTATGGACGGGAAATGATTCGCCTGGGCACTCCGAAGCGTCTAGGAACAGAGCCAGGGGAACACAATCAACGGATTTTCCAGCCACGTGGGCTGGCCGTGGTGATTTCGCCGTGGAATTTTTCATTAGCCATCCCCACCGGTCTTGTTTCGGCGGCCTTAGTCTCTGGAAATATTGTCCTTTTTAAGCCCTCCGAGCGCTCACCGATGATGGGATATCACCTCTTCAAGCTGCTCACGGAAGCAGGATTACCCGAAGGCGCCTTGCATTTTCTGCCCGGTGGGCCTGACGTGGGACAAGCCCTTGTTAAACACCCCAAGGTACACCTCATCGCCTTTACAGGATCACAAACCGTGGGATTGAATATTATTCAAGAGGCCAGTCACGTATCAGCGGGGCAACGACACATTAAACATGTCATTGCAGAAATGGGCGGCAAAAATGCCATCATTGTTGATGAAACGGCTGATTTGGATGAAGCCGTGGTTGGAGTGTTAGCCAGTGCAACAGGCTACCAAGGGCAAAAATGCTCCGCCTGCTCCAGAGTTTTTATTCTAAAAGACGTATACCCCCAATTTCTTGAACGGCTCAAACAAGCGGCTTCAAGCATTCCCATTGGTCCACCGGAACACCCTGGAAACCGTATGGGACCGCTTATTGATCGACGGGCATTGGAACGGGTTCGGCACTTTGTGCAACTTGGGAAAATAGAAGGCACCTGCCTGCTTGATCGCCAACTGGAGGGGCCTGGGTATTTTCAAGGGCCTGTGATCCTGGCAAATCTCCCACCTTCCCATCCGGTCGCTCAGGAAGAAATATTTGGCCCGGTCATGGTTGTATTGAAGGTCTCCACAATTTCGGAAGCACTTGAATTAGCTAATGATTCCCCCTATGCCCTGACTGGAGGGATATACTCACGCAGTCCTGCCAATATTCAACTAGCTCGTGATGCATTTGATGTGGGGAATTTGTATATCAACCGACCGATTACCGGATCATTAGTAAGTAGGCAACCCTTTGGAGGGCATCGGTTATCAGGAATCGGCCGGAAGGCCGGAGGAAGCGGGTATCTTGAGCAATTCATGGTGGAAAAGGTGATTACGGAAAACACGCTTCGCCGTGGCTTCGCTCCGACTCAATAA
- a CDS encoding dienelactone hydrolase family protein encodes MTQRTTPYDIEQIGYTLVRFNSTGIFETHKDHMVDPYADTRTPKGPQVEGIQFAPQEAKKILPAMVLLHDRYGLTSHIQELAKGLSCQGYVVLIPNLYVRQGGMVTANAEVANALMERVNEQQALQDINASFEFLNANLTEDSLLERTTRNAHAVIGFGMGGSLAIKTAGHRRRLQAAVAICGTLPSDLQLAQRLYCPLLLQTPGQSVLNSEEERDQFCNIAKEAGKKIEVRSYPEASDEFWQSSSPSYRASDMEEALQTSIDFINAIINKTI; translated from the coding sequence ATGACCCAACGCACCACCCCCTATGACATTGAACAAATTGGATATACCCTTGTGCGATTCAATAGTACAGGAATATTCGAAACACACAAGGACCACATGGTAGATCCCTATGCCGATACACGAACCCCTAAAGGTCCGCAGGTGGAGGGCATTCAATTCGCCCCGCAAGAGGCAAAAAAAATCTTACCGGCTATGGTCCTCTTGCATGATCGCTATGGACTCACGTCCCACATTCAGGAATTAGCGAAAGGTCTCTCCTGCCAAGGGTACGTGGTCTTAATTCCCAATTTGTATGTGAGACAGGGCGGGATGGTGACGGCCAATGCTGAAGTGGCTAACGCCCTAATGGAGCGAGTCAACGAACAGCAAGCCTTGCAGGATATTAACGCCAGCTTTGAATTTCTTAACGCCAATCTCACAGAAGACTCCTTATTGGAGAGAACCACCCGCAATGCACATGCAGTGATCGGGTTTGGTATGGGAGGATCCTTGGCAATAAAAACTGCCGGGCATAGGCGTCGCCTGCAGGCCGCAGTAGCAATCTGTGGCACTCTGCCATCCGATCTTCAATTGGCTCAACGCTTGTATTGCCCTCTTTTACTCCAGACGCCAGGACAAAGCGTTCTCAATTCGGAAGAAGAACGTGACCAGTTTTGCAACATAGCCAAAGAGGCTGGAAAAAAGATCGAAGTTCGATCTTACCCTGAAGCCTCTGATGAATTCTGGCAAAGCAGCAGTCCTAGCTACCGGGCATCAGATATGGAAGAGGCCCTTCAGACCTCAATAGACTTCATCAATGCGATCATCAACAAAACCATATAA
- a CDS encoding ATP-dependent Clp protease adaptor ClpS, whose protein sequence is MLDPIVCGIVKDPETLEITDLGTGKDFEAEVVVYNCDCHTYQQVVSLFCQVIPGMTTKKAFELAWQIDHHGSAIVFQGDIKNADVIGKQLAAGGLRVEVRY, encoded by the coding sequence ATGCTTGACCCTATTGTGTGTGGGATCGTAAAAGATCCCGAAACCCTGGAAATTACCGACCTAGGAACCGGAAAAGATTTCGAAGCCGAAGTCGTTGTCTACAATTGTGATTGTCATACCTACCAACAAGTCGTGAGTCTTTTTTGTCAAGTGATACCCGGGATGACCACGAAAAAAGCCTTTGAATTGGCCTGGCAGATTGATCACCACGGAAGTGCAATTGTCTTTCAGGGTGATATTAAAAACGCTGATGTAATTGGAAAGCAGCTGGCAGCAGGTGGCTTGCGAGTTGAAGTCCGCTACTGA
- a CDS encoding GDP-mannose 4,6-dehydratase gives MGKTILVTGAAGFIGSHAVEALVKRGDQVIGLDNLNDYYDPVRKERNLREVTEHAKTGKWPGTFQFLKGDIRDRELVGHLFSDHRFDAVVHLAAMAGVRVSIDDPALYYDVNVMGTMALLDACVGRIGSQGKHSSSPTFVFASTSSVYGNTKTIPFVPEDSCDKPLAPYAASKRASELLGYTYHHLYGLDCTVFRFFTVYGPRGRPDMMAYKVLDNIFTGLEVPLYNNGNMHRDWTYVEDIVSGLVAAVDRPMGYEILNLGRGEPVLLVDFVKGIEQLTGRQAQLIPAPMLDADIAYTFADISKTRRLLGYDPQTSVPEGVGKFWVWYQSEILQNPALKL, from the coding sequence GTGGGTAAGACAATATTGGTAACCGGTGCTGCCGGATTTATTGGAAGCCATGCAGTAGAAGCATTGGTTAAACGTGGAGACCAAGTGATTGGTCTTGATAATCTCAATGATTACTATGATCCTGTCCGTAAAGAGAGAAATCTTCGAGAGGTAACCGAGCATGCCAAAACCGGAAAGTGGCCTGGCACGTTTCAGTTTCTCAAAGGAGATATACGTGATCGAGAGTTGGTCGGACATCTTTTTTCTGATCATCGTTTTGACGCTGTCGTCCATTTAGCGGCGATGGCGGGTGTTCGGGTGTCAATTGATGATCCTGCACTGTATTACGATGTCAATGTGATGGGAACGATGGCCTTATTGGATGCGTGTGTGGGGCGGATTGGCTCACAGGGCAAACATTCATCTTCTCCAACGTTTGTGTTTGCATCAACATCTTCGGTGTATGGCAATACCAAAACGATTCCCTTTGTTCCGGAAGATTCCTGTGATAAACCGCTTGCCCCATATGCAGCGAGTAAGCGGGCAAGTGAATTGCTAGGGTATACCTACCACCACTTGTATGGTTTGGATTGCACCGTCTTTCGATTTTTTACCGTCTATGGCCCGCGTGGCCGTCCCGATATGATGGCCTATAAAGTATTAGATAACATATTCACCGGCTTAGAAGTCCCCCTCTATAACAATGGAAACATGCATCGAGATTGGACGTATGTCGAAGATATTGTCAGTGGCCTGGTTGCGGCGGTTGACCGTCCGATGGGGTATGAAATTTTGAATCTTGGACGAGGTGAACCGGTTCTTCTTGTTGACTTTGTAAAAGGCATTGAACAGTTAACAGGGCGCCAGGCACAACTGATTCCCGCACCTATGTTAGATGCCGATATTGCCTACACTTTTGCTGATATCTCTAAGACCCGCAGGCTATTGGGATATGATCCGCAAACCTCCGTGCCGGAGGGAGTCGGTAAATTTTGGGTCTGGTATCAATCGGAAATTTTACAGAATCCAGCCTTAAAGCTCTGA
- the pal gene encoding peptidoglycan-associated lipoprotein Pal has product MGVQHGQVQDIYFAFDSWNISSSAAKYLEEGAQWLQANPGKALTIEGHCDQRGTQDYNLVLGQKRADAAREYLVNLGVQPDRIKIVSYGKERPFCQNDSEDCFQENRRNHMVVRAN; this is encoded by the coding sequence ATGGGTGTCCAACACGGGCAGGTGCAGGATATTTACTTTGCTTTTGACAGTTGGAATATTTCCAGCAGTGCGGCTAAGTATCTTGAAGAAGGAGCGCAATGGTTACAAGCCAATCCTGGAAAGGCCTTGACGATTGAGGGGCACTGCGACCAAAGGGGAACACAGGATTATAATCTGGTGCTCGGTCAAAAGCGGGCCGATGCGGCACGGGAGTATTTAGTGAATCTTGGTGTGCAACCGGACCGGATTAAGATTGTTTCCTACGGCAAAGAGCGACCATTTTGTCAAAACGACAGTGAAGATTGTTTCCAGGAGAATCGGCGGAATCATATGGTTGTTCGAGCCAATTAA
- a CDS encoding STAS domain-containing protein, with protein sequence MLQVCEKLNHQSTVIIFTGRFDRQSTIGIGDLILGTTGMRCQHIILDFMGITGIDSVGLGLLYLWYHKLRPQHIGLSIVGPSPSVRAALEGCHLPDCVPVYASEHEAVRQEIYG encoded by the coding sequence ATGCTCCAAGTCTGCGAAAAACTGAATCACCAATCCACTGTTATCATTTTCACGGGACGGTTTGATCGACAATCAACCATTGGTATCGGAGACCTGATCCTCGGCACCACAGGTATGAGATGTCAACACATTATTCTGGATTTCATGGGAATCACCGGGATAGATTCGGTGGGTCTCGGGCTCTTGTACCTCTGGTACCATAAACTAAGACCCCAACACATTGGACTAAGTATTGTGGGGCCTTCTCCCAGCGTCCGGGCTGCACTGGAAGGCTGTCACCTTCCCGACTGCGTTCCGGTCTATGCCTCTGAGCACGAGGCTGTCCGACAGGAAATCTATGGTTAG
- a CDS encoding STAS domain-containing protein yields MLVRARWENGIRILMLSGRFDKFGRVPVETALAAGEGRSCHHVVMDFSRVSSMDSAGIGRLLLLYHSLRRKGIALTVINPKPSVRTLLDLAGLATIIPIMQEKPEVRSVA; encoded by the coding sequence ATGTTGGTACGAGCACGGTGGGAGAATGGAATAAGAATCTTGATGCTTTCTGGTCGATTCGATAAATTCGGACGGGTTCCGGTGGAAACAGCGTTGGCAGCCGGAGAAGGACGATCTTGTCATCACGTCGTCATGGATTTTTCACGAGTATCTTCTATGGATAGTGCAGGCATTGGAAGATTGTTATTGCTCTATCATTCGCTTCGAAGGAAAGGCATAGCCTTGACGGTGATCAATCCAAAGCCCTCTGTTCGGACACTTTTGGATCTGGCGGGTTTAGCCACCATTATTCCGATTATGCAGGAAAAGCCTGAAGTCCGATCGGTTGCCTGA
- a CDS encoding STAS domain-containing protein: MPTQPTLIDDMHVITFGTCFDGAAEPALEAAVLQVQELQGKHIILNMESLATLNSRALGKLFLTYHHLNRKHIRLSMVNPKPAVREMLTFVNFPQIVPIYDSVDAVVASEQRQMESSTLSQRPG, from the coding sequence ATGCCTACCCAACCGACTCTCATTGATGATATGCATGTTATTACCTTCGGGACATGCTTTGACGGGGCAGCGGAACCTGCTTTAGAGGCGGCAGTCTTACAAGTCCAGGAATTACAAGGCAAGCACATCATTCTGAATATGGAGTCCCTGGCCACCCTGAATAGTCGTGCCTTGGGCAAATTATTTCTCACCTATCATCACCTCAATCGGAAACACATTCGACTCAGTATGGTCAATCCAAAGCCGGCAGTCCGTGAAATGTTAACATTTGTCAATTTTCCCCAGATCGTGCCTATCTATGATTCGGTTGATGCCGTGGTGGCCTCGGAGCAACGTCAGATGGAATCTTCAACTCTGTCACAACGACCGGGGTGA
- a CDS encoding ABC transporter ATP-binding protein yields the protein MSNFPKRNLWLVKESVVLEKVIKTHGFVRAVDHVSLSIQSGEFFSILGPSGSGKTTILRLIAGLDRPDQGAIVIQQRVVTHDPPHKRPVNMVFQNYALFPHLSVFENVAFGLRMKGEGQANIHKSVSHILALVRLQGKEKRLPGQLSGGEQQRVALARALVNRPVVLLLDEPLAALDQQLRQEMQGELKRLQREVQSTFICVTHHQDEALMLSDRIAVMQAGKVLQVGTPQEIYDRPVSSMVAQFIGLSNVLSGTIASCEGGWCRVEHEVLSPVKVICSPHDSFQGAVTVMVRPERVHVSSDMTANGYDNRLQAIVHQVAFSGNEVVYHVRLRDEAIWMARVPIAEAQARPLAVGQPVYVQWRAQEGLVLPAHPAPC from the coding sequence TTGTCCAATTTTCCAAAAAGGAATCTCTGGCTCGTGAAGGAAAGCGTAGTCCTTGAGAAGGTTATTAAAACTCATGGCTTCGTGAGGGCGGTGGATCATGTTTCATTGTCTATCCAAAGCGGAGAGTTTTTTTCCATATTGGGGCCGAGTGGGTCGGGGAAAACCACAATCCTTCGATTAATTGCCGGATTAGATCGGCCCGATCAAGGAGCCATCGTGATTCAACAACGTGTCGTCACCCACGATCCCCCGCATAAGCGACCGGTAAATATGGTGTTTCAAAACTATGCGCTTTTCCCGCATCTGTCGGTGTTTGAGAATGTGGCTTTCGGTTTACGCATGAAAGGAGAAGGCCAGGCCAATATTCACAAGTCGGTGAGTCACATATTGGCTCTAGTGCGATTGCAAGGAAAGGAGAAGCGTCTTCCAGGACAATTGTCAGGAGGGGAGCAGCAACGGGTAGCGCTCGCACGAGCCTTAGTGAATCGCCCCGTGGTCCTGCTGTTGGATGAGCCCTTAGCTGCTTTGGACCAGCAGTTGCGTCAGGAGATGCAAGGAGAGCTGAAGCGCTTGCAGCGTGAGGTGCAATCGACATTTATTTGCGTGACTCATCACCAGGATGAAGCACTCATGCTGTCTGATCGAATTGCGGTCATGCAGGCTGGGAAGGTGTTGCAAGTGGGTACGCCTCAGGAGATCTATGATCGCCCCGTATCTTCGATGGTGGCTCAGTTTATCGGTCTTTCCAATGTCTTGTCCGGTACGATTGCCTCCTGTGAAGGTGGGTGGTGCCGGGTTGAACATGAAGTCTTGTCACCTGTTAAGGTCATATGTTCCCCGCATGATTCTTTTCAGGGGGCCGTCACGGTTATGGTTCGCCCGGAGCGGGTTCATGTGTCCTCCGACATGACCGCCAACGGATATGACAATAGACTTCAGGCGATTGTGCACCAAGTCGCCTTTTCCGGTAATGAAGTGGTCTATCATGTTCGGCTTCGAGACGAGGCGATCTGGATGGCTCGTGTGCCAATCGCCGAAGCGCAGGCCAGGCCATTGGCCGTTGGCCAGCCGGTGTATGTGCAATGGCGCGCACAGGAGGGACTGGTCTTGCCCGCCCATCCGGCACCATGCTGA